In the genome of Kitasatospora cathayae, one region contains:
- a CDS encoding DUF6188 family protein produces MQNAITEVLAGRRVEAVSGGVRLDLRLDGSVTVRVAHEFRFAAPSFAAPEEVEHFFPALTFRPTPTLLALVGRTVGSVRITPAGGLELGFAEGGVLSVPPHALLAPWSVLTAEGAVCAGLPGGEVRWEGPWKEPGGEAQRTEPGGV; encoded by the coding sequence ATGCAGAACGCGATCACAGAGGTGCTGGCCGGTCGGCGGGTCGAGGCGGTCAGCGGCGGAGTCCGGCTCGACCTGCGGCTCGACGGGTCGGTGACCGTACGGGTGGCGCACGAGTTCCGCTTCGCGGCGCCGTCCTTCGCCGCGCCGGAGGAGGTCGAGCACTTCTTCCCGGCGCTGACCTTCCGGCCGACCCCCACCCTGCTGGCGCTGGTCGGACGGACCGTCGGCAGCGTTCGGATCACCCCGGCCGGCGGCCTCGAGCTGGGCTTCGCGGAGGGCGGCGTGCTGTCCGTGCCGCCGCACGCGCTGCTCGCGCCGTGGAGCGTGCTGACCGCCGAGGGGGCGGTGTGCGCGGGGCTGCCGGGCGGGGAGGTCCGGTGGGAGGGGCCGTGGAAGGAGCCCGGCGGGGAGGCGCAGCGGACGGAGCCCGGCGGGGTGTGA
- a CDS encoding glycosyltransferase, translating to MTTPPPRTGPLTIVRLANFVTPVSGGLRTALRHLGAGYRAAGHRPVLIVPGERRSAEETEQGLVITIPGPVLPASGGYRLLADRRAVAAELTRLGPDRLEVSDRTTLRWTGGWARRHGVRSVMVSHESATGLLRTWGVPGPLAAAAADRLNAATARAYDSVLCTTDWAAAEFRRIGVPNLVRAPLGVDLAAMRPLPAAARAAQRARYAAAGNVLLVLCSRLSAEKRPERAVEALGRLRARGLPAVLAVAGTGPLRERLAARAARLRLPVRFLGHLNGRAELAGLLGSADVVLAPGPVETFGLAALEALACGTPVVASRSSALPGLIGLAGVAAADTGPGFASAVRELLDRPEEARRAAARAQAERYGWPAAVAGFLAAHGVRNSGATEGARNSMAAEGGRDERAGRRA from the coding sequence ATGACGACGCCCCCGCCCCGGACCGGGCCGTTGACGATCGTGCGGCTCGCCAACTTCGTCACCCCGGTCTCCGGCGGCCTGCGCACCGCACTGCGCCACCTGGGCGCCGGGTACCGGGCGGCCGGCCACCGGCCGGTGCTGATCGTGCCCGGTGAGCGGCGCTCCGCGGAGGAGACCGAGCAGGGACTGGTGATCACCATCCCCGGGCCGGTGCTGCCGGCCAGCGGCGGCTACCGGCTGCTGGCCGACCGGCGGGCGGTGGCCGCCGAGCTCACCCGGCTCGGCCCCGACCGGCTGGAGGTGTCCGACCGGACGACCCTGCGCTGGACCGGCGGTTGGGCCCGTCGGCACGGCGTCCGCTCGGTGATGGTCTCGCACGAGAGCGCCACCGGACTGCTGCGCACCTGGGGAGTGCCCGGTCCGCTCGCCGCCGCGGCCGCCGACCGGCTCAACGCCGCCACCGCCCGCGCCTACGACTCGGTGCTCTGCACCACCGACTGGGCGGCCGCGGAGTTCCGGCGGATCGGCGTGCCCAACCTGGTCCGGGCCCCGCTCGGGGTGGACCTGGCGGCGATGCGGCCGCTGCCGGCCGCCGCCCGGGCGGCGCAGCGGGCCCGGTACGCGGCGGCCGGGAACGTGCTGCTGGTGCTCTGCTCGCGGCTCTCCGCGGAGAAGCGGCCCGAGCGGGCGGTCGAGGCACTGGGCCGACTGCGGGCGCGCGGGCTGCCCGCCGTCCTGGCGGTGGCCGGGACCGGCCCGCTGCGGGAGCGGCTGGCCGCCCGGGCCGCGCGGCTGCGGCTGCCGGTGCGCTTCCTCGGTCACCTGAACGGGCGCGCGGAGCTGGCCGGGCTGCTGGGCAGTGCGGACGTGGTGCTGGCCCCCGGGCCGGTGGAGACCTTCGGACTGGCCGCGCTGGAGGCACTGGCCTGCGGCACACCGGTCGTGGCCAGCCGCTCCTCCGCGCTGCCCGGGCTGATCGGTCTCGCCGGGGTGGCCGCCGCCGACACCGGGCCCGGATTCGCCTCCGCCGTACGGGAGTTGCTGGACCGGCCGGAGGAGGCACGACGGGCGGCCGCCCGGGCGCAGGCCGAACGGTACGGCTGGCCGGCGGCGGTGGCGGGCTTCCTGGCGGCGCACGGGGTGCGGAACTCCGGAGCGACCGAAGGGGCACGGAACTCGATGGCTGCGGAAGGGGGTCGGGATGAGCGTGCTGGACGCCGGGCCTGA
- a CDS encoding SDR family oxidoreductase, producing MEPVTLITGGSSGIGAATARALLKQGHRVAVTGRDADKLAAFAASAAADERLLTITGDTSHAPDVASAVRHVVDTWGRLDNVIANAGFSLPGNLESHAPEDMRDMVLTNVLGPALLVRETLPRLRESKGRIVIIGSVAGVRNTPGNLYSVTKWAAHALAENTRLLVGKDGVGVTVVAPGVVDTPFWDERGGTPEAAPALTAEQIADTIAFALDQPAGVDINHITMRPTGQTG from the coding sequence ATGGAACCCGTCACGCTGATCACCGGTGGCTCGAGCGGAATCGGCGCCGCCACCGCCCGCGCCCTGCTCAAGCAGGGCCACCGCGTGGCCGTCACCGGGCGTGACGCGGACAAGCTGGCCGCCTTCGCCGCCTCGGCCGCGGCGGACGAGCGGCTGCTGACGATCACCGGCGACACCAGCCACGCGCCCGACGTCGCCTCCGCCGTGCGCCACGTGGTGGACACCTGGGGCCGACTGGACAACGTCATCGCCAACGCCGGGTTCTCGCTGCCCGGCAACCTGGAGAGCCACGCCCCGGAGGACATGCGCGACATGGTCCTCACCAACGTCCTGGGCCCGGCCCTGCTGGTGCGGGAGACCCTGCCGCGGCTCAGGGAGTCCAAGGGCCGGATCGTGATCATCGGTTCGGTCGCCGGGGTCCGCAACACGCCCGGCAACCTGTACTCGGTCACCAAGTGGGCCGCGCACGCACTGGCCGAGAACACCCGGCTGCTGGTCGGCAAGGACGGAGTCGGCGTGACCGTCGTCGCCCCCGGCGTGGTGGACACCCCGTTCTGGGACGAGCGCGGCGGCACTCCCGAGGCCGCGCCGGCGTTGACCGCCGAGCAGATCGCGGACACGATCGCCTTCGCCCTCGACCAGCCCGCGGGCGTGGACATCAACCACATCACCATGCGGCCGACCGGGCAGACCGGCTGA
- a CDS encoding thioesterase II family protein produces MTRTVTTDQLWIRRYHQADPGAPTLVCLPHAGGSATFYFPMSRALAPRCEVVAVQYPGRQDRRSEPLVESIDELADQLLPVLRRNTDGPVAFFGHSMGASLAFELARRFEEAGTVPSALFVSARPAPSRHREGGTVHLGDDGELIAKLRELSGTDEQVLGDEELLRMALPAIRNDYKAAETYRYRPGPELNCPVHVLIGTEDPMVTEDEAAAWSDHTTGAFSLDVHDGGHFYLIHHQARILRSIAERLNCV; encoded by the coding sequence ATGACTCGCACCGTCACCACCGACCAGCTCTGGATACGCCGCTACCACCAGGCCGATCCCGGCGCCCCGACCCTCGTCTGCCTCCCGCACGCGGGCGGCAGCGCCACCTTCTACTTCCCCATGTCCCGCGCGCTGGCCCCCCGTTGTGAAGTGGTGGCGGTCCAGTACCCGGGTCGACAGGACCGTCGCTCGGAGCCGTTGGTCGAGTCGATCGACGAGCTCGCCGACCAGCTCCTCCCCGTGCTCCGGCGGAACACGGACGGCCCGGTGGCGTTCTTCGGCCACAGCATGGGCGCCAGCCTCGCCTTCGAACTGGCCCGCCGCTTCGAGGAGGCCGGCACGGTGCCGAGCGCGCTCTTCGTCTCGGCCCGGCCCGCCCCCTCCCGCCACCGCGAGGGCGGCACCGTCCACCTCGGCGACGACGGCGAACTGATCGCGAAGCTCCGGGAACTCAGCGGCACCGACGAACAGGTGCTCGGCGACGAGGAGTTGCTCCGGATGGCGCTGCCCGCCATCCGCAACGACTACAAGGCGGCCGAGACCTACCGCTACCGGCCCGGCCCCGAGCTGAACTGCCCCGTGCACGTCCTCATCGGGACCGAGGACCCGATGGTCACCGAGGACGAGGCGGCCGCCTGGTCCGACCACACCACCGGCGCCTTCTCCCTCGACGTCCACGACGGCGGCCACTTCTACCTGATCCACCACCAGGCCCGGATCCTCCGCTCCATCGCCGAGCGCCTCAACTGCGTCTGA
- a CDS encoding aminotransferase class IV, with protein MEELDERQLGVDEITSLALTGYGHFTTMRVEGGAIRGLGLHFARLARDCRTVFGAELNLDQVSQELCRAVDLTTDDIIVRITVFDPDLSLPHPAGPAAPRILVTTRPAPAVPQGPMRVQPVRHLRQVAGVKHTGLFDSLHLRRAAQLDGFDDALFHGDELGISEGATWNVGFFDGHRVVWPQAEHLPGVTEALLTGIHERCVSRTVTLDQLPAMEAAFATNAAVGVRPISAIGSVPFAADHPILAELRDRYAEIEPEQPR; from the coding sequence ATGGAAGAGCTCGACGAGCGACAGTTGGGCGTCGACGAGATCACGTCGCTCGCACTGACCGGTTACGGACATTTCACAACCATGCGCGTCGAGGGCGGCGCAATACGCGGGCTCGGGCTGCATTTCGCACGACTGGCACGGGACTGCCGAACCGTGTTCGGCGCCGAACTGAACCTGGATCAGGTCAGTCAAGAACTCTGCCGCGCAGTGGATCTGACGACGGATGACATCATCGTCCGGATCACCGTCTTCGATCCGGACCTGAGCCTCCCTCACCCGGCCGGACCGGCCGCCCCGCGGATCCTCGTCACCACGCGTCCCGCACCGGCGGTTCCGCAGGGGCCGATGCGCGTCCAGCCCGTCAGGCACCTGCGCCAGGTCGCCGGGGTGAAGCACACCGGACTGTTCGACAGCCTGCACCTGCGTCGCGCGGCGCAACTCGACGGCTTCGACGACGCGTTGTTCCACGGCGACGAGCTGGGGATCTCCGAGGGCGCCACCTGGAACGTGGGATTCTTCGACGGCCACCGGGTGGTCTGGCCGCAGGCGGAGCACCTGCCCGGCGTGACCGAGGCACTGCTGACCGGAATTCACGAACGCTGTGTGTCACGGACCGTGACCCTGGACCAGCTCCCGGCCATGGAAGCGGCGTTCGCCACGAACGCGGCCGTCGGCGTCCGGCCGATCTCCGCCATCGGATCCGTGCCTTTTGCGGCGGATCATCCGATCCTGGCCGAACTCCGCGACCGTTACGCGGAGATCGAACCCGAGCAGCCGCGCTGA
- a CDS encoding YegP family protein — translation MAGKFELYKDESGMHRFRLKASNGSIVVTGDPQESKDDCLKSIESIRKLAPYAELKETAGSA, via the coding sequence ATGGCTGGGAAATTCGAGCTGTACAAGGACGAGAGCGGGATGCACCGGTTCCGGCTCAAGGCGAGCAACGGGTCCATCGTGGTGACGGGCGACCCGCAGGAGAGCAAGGACGACTGCCTGAAGAGCATCGAGTCGATCCGCAAGCTCGCGCCGTACGCGGAGCTCAAGGAGACGGCCGGATCGGCCTGA
- a CDS encoding cytochrome P450 family protein, giving the protein MSLPIMDEEFMRNPYPAYDALQSKGSVHRMLLPSGLKVWAVVNYEEARIALSHPALSKDIDTSVQLGYFDREMSEGGTPRLEHSSVGRHMLNMDPPDHTRLRKLVNKALTARSVKKLEPVIEAISTELLDAAERKAAAEGGVVDLVEEYTAQFPVRVLGQLLGISEEHFPVLTGLTAAIMSNDNENAGPNMARFGQHIGEMIQLKRAQPAEDLVSALIHARDEEDKLSDIELVSTVFLLVVAGYETTVNMIGHGLRALLNHPEQLAALRLDPSGIPAANEEFLRYEGPGNRATLRYATEPFELGGVTVGTGEYVSVLLGAANRDGAQFGCPHQLDVTRSTAGHLGFGHGIHYCVGAPLARLEMEIALRHLLGRFPDLELAVPDSELKWRKSFMMQGLERLPVRLHKN; this is encoded by the coding sequence GTGTCCCTGCCGATCATGGATGAGGAGTTCATGAGGAACCCGTATCCGGCCTACGACGCCTTGCAGAGCAAGGGGTCGGTGCACCGGATGCTGCTGCCGAGCGGGCTGAAGGTCTGGGCGGTCGTCAACTACGAGGAGGCGCGCATCGCGCTCTCGCACCCGGCGCTGTCCAAGGACATCGACACTTCGGTTCAACTCGGATATTTCGACCGGGAGATGTCCGAGGGCGGCACGCCGCGCCTGGAGCACAGCTCGGTCGGCCGGCACATGCTCAACATGGACCCGCCGGACCACACCCGGCTGCGCAAGCTCGTGAACAAGGCCCTGACGGCCCGTAGCGTGAAGAAGCTCGAGCCGGTCATCGAGGCCATCAGCACCGAACTCCTGGACGCCGCCGAGCGGAAGGCCGCCGCCGAGGGCGGCGTCGTCGACCTGGTCGAGGAGTACACGGCGCAGTTCCCCGTCCGGGTGCTCGGGCAGCTGCTCGGCATCAGCGAGGAGCACTTCCCGGTCCTGACCGGACTGACCGCCGCGATCATGTCCAACGACAACGAGAACGCGGGCCCGAACATGGCCCGGTTCGGCCAGCACATCGGGGAGATGATCCAGCTCAAGCGCGCCCAGCCGGCCGAAGACCTGGTCAGCGCGCTGATCCACGCCAGGGACGAGGAGGACAAGCTCTCCGACATCGAGCTGGTCTCCACCGTCTTCCTGCTCGTGGTGGCGGGTTACGAGACCACGGTCAACATGATCGGCCACGGCCTGCGGGCCCTGCTCAACCACCCGGAGCAGCTCGCGGCCCTGCGCCTCGACCCGAGCGGAATCCCGGCCGCCAACGAGGAGTTCCTCCGCTACGAGGGCCCCGGAAACCGGGCGACGCTGCGCTACGCCACCGAGCCGTTCGAGCTCGGCGGCGTGACGGTCGGCACCGGTGAGTACGTCTCCGTCCTGCTGGGCGCGGCGAACCGGGACGGCGCCCAGTTCGGCTGCCCCCACCAGCTCGACGTCACCCGTTCCACCGCCGGGCACCTGGGCTTCGGGCACGGCATCCACTACTGCGTCGGCGCCCCGCTGGCCCGCCTGGAGATGGAGATCGCCCTGCGTCACCTGCTGGGCCGGTTCCCGGACCTGGAGCTGGCCGTCCCGGACTCCGAATTGAAGTGGCGCAAGAGCTTCATGATGCAGGGCCTGGAAAGACTTCCGGTGCGTCTGCACAAGAACTGA
- a CDS encoding SGNH/GDSL hydrolase family protein — protein sequence MSVLDAGPDRAAEERPAAGELLRFVALGDSLTEGVGDQVGEQWRGWAAVLARSLAPEGRAVEFTNLAYSGALTADLTAHQLTDALDRRPQLAAVVVGGNDTLRAGFDIRRTTLELDATLGELARHGAVLLTACLPDPGALLRLPAPLARPLARRMRAVNTVVHALTVRHRAVHLHLAELPWCARRGLLSVDRLHPSAAGHHLIARRFHELLTTAGHPLGPPPAAEPAEPPPGLAADLWWMATRGTRWVAARSTDLLPGLLALAAAEGAARLRGSSGRHDEQMARAAAQALAALG from the coding sequence ATGAGCGTGCTGGACGCCGGGCCTGACCGGGCGGCGGAGGAACGCCCGGCCGCGGGCGAGCTGCTGCGCTTCGTCGCGCTCGGGGACTCGTTGACGGAGGGGGTCGGGGACCAGGTCGGCGAGCAGTGGCGCGGCTGGGCCGCCGTCCTCGCCCGGTCACTGGCGCCGGAGGGGCGGGCGGTCGAGTTCACCAACCTGGCGTACAGCGGCGCCCTCACAGCCGACTTGACGGCACATCAACTGACCGACGCACTGGACCGGCGGCCCCAGCTGGCGGCGGTGGTCGTCGGCGGCAACGACACCCTGCGGGCCGGCTTCGACATCCGGCGCACCACCCTGGAGCTGGACGCCACCCTTGGTGAACTCGCCCGCCACGGCGCCGTTTTGCTGACCGCCTGCCTGCCCGACCCCGGCGCCCTGCTCCGGCTCCCGGCACCGCTCGCCCGACCGCTGGCCCGGCGGATGCGGGCGGTCAACACCGTGGTGCACGCCCTCACCGTGCGGCACCGGGCGGTGCACCTCCACCTCGCCGAACTGCCCTGGTGCGCACGGCGCGGGCTGCTGAGCGTCGACCGCCTCCACCCCAGCGCCGCGGGCCACCACCTGATCGCCCGCCGGTTCCACGAGCTGCTCACCACGGCCGGCCACCCGCTCGGCCCGCCACCCGCCGCCGAACCGGCCGAACCCCCACCGGGCCTCGCCGCCGACCTGTGGTGGATGGCCACCCGGGGCACCCGCTGGGTCGCCGCCCGCAGCACCGACCTGCTGCCGGGCCTGCTCGCCCTGGCGGCGGCGGAGGGCGCCGCCCGGCTGCGCGGGTCCAGCGGGCGGCACGACGAGCAGATGGCGCGCGCCGCGGCCCAGGCCCTGGCGGCGCTGGGGTGA
- a CDS encoding glycosyltransferase family 4 protein has protein sequence MRVAIVTESFPPEVNGVAHSVLRTAEHLVRRGHQPLVVTPAPARGAHCPPRTFGSGVEAERIPVVRIPSMPLPGYPQVRIALPSRQLAAALAGHRPDIVHLASPFVLGARGMRVAARLGVPAVAVYQTDLAGYAHAYRAGRGLGEAAAWRRIRAVHRAAARTLAPSTPAAQDLTAHGVPRVRLWPRGVDSVRFHPRHRDEALRRALAPGGEVLVGYVGRLAPEKRVDLLAAASALPGVRVVVVGDGPSAPGLKASLPGAVFLGRRTGEELARCFAALDLFVHTGPLETFCQTIQEAMASGVPVIGPAAGGPLDLVAHHRTGLLVPPRDGAAVARAVAELAADPARRAAYGRAGRAEVTARTWEAVGDLLLRHYAEVLAEHRGLPTPLPPSAAASAEPVVPVLPEELPA, from the coding sequence ATGCGCGTCGCCATCGTCACCGAATCCTTCCCGCCCGAGGTCAACGGAGTCGCCCACAGCGTGCTGCGGACGGCCGAGCACCTGGTCCGCCGGGGCCACCAGCCCCTCGTCGTCACTCCCGCCCCGGCACGGGGCGCCCACTGCCCGCCCCGGACCTTCGGCTCCGGCGTCGAGGCCGAGCGGATCCCCGTGGTGCGCATCCCCTCGATGCCGCTGCCGGGCTACCCGCAGGTACGGATCGCGCTGCCGAGCCGGCAGCTGGCCGCCGCCCTCGCCGGGCACCGGCCGGACATCGTCCACCTGGCCAGCCCGTTCGTGCTGGGCGCGCGCGGGATGCGGGTCGCGGCGCGGCTCGGAGTGCCCGCCGTCGCCGTGTACCAGACCGACCTCGCCGGGTACGCCCACGCCTACCGGGCCGGGCGGGGCCTCGGCGAGGCCGCGGCCTGGCGCCGGATCCGGGCCGTGCACCGGGCCGCCGCCCGCACGCTGGCGCCGTCCACCCCGGCCGCGCAGGACCTCACCGCGCACGGGGTGCCCCGGGTGCGGCTGTGGCCGCGCGGGGTGGACTCGGTGCGCTTCCACCCGCGGCACCGCGACGAGGCGCTGCGCCGGGCGCTCGCCCCGGGCGGGGAGGTGCTGGTCGGGTACGTCGGGCGGCTGGCGCCGGAGAAGCGGGTGGACCTGCTGGCCGCCGCGTCCGCCCTGCCCGGAGTGCGGGTGGTGGTGGTCGGGGACGGGCCCTCGGCGCCCGGGCTGAAGGCCTCGCTGCCGGGCGCGGTGTTCCTCGGCCGCCGCACCGGCGAGGAACTGGCCCGCTGTTTCGCCGCCCTGGACCTGTTCGTGCACACCGGCCCGCTGGAGACCTTCTGCCAGACCATCCAGGAGGCGATGGCCAGCGGCGTACCGGTGATCGGCCCGGCGGCCGGCGGCCCGCTCGACCTGGTCGCGCACCACCGCACCGGGCTGCTGGTGCCGCCCAGGGACGGCGCCGCGGTGGCCCGGGCGGTGGCCGAACTGGCCGCCGACCCGGCGCGGCGGGCCGCGTACGGGCGGGCCGGGCGGGCCGAGGTGACCGCCCGGACCTGGGAGGCGGTCGGCGACCTGCTGCTGCGGCACTACGCCGAAGTGCTGGCGGAGCACCGGGGACTGCCCACTCCCCTCCCTCCGTCGGCGGCGGCTTCGGCCGAGCCGGTGGTGCCGGTCCTGCCGGAGGAGCTGCCGGCATGA
- the zapE gene encoding cell division protein ZapE → MIEKFERAAEEAGFVLDASQIAAAERLSALAAELTGRRRFFGGKQPRGVYVWGPVGRGKSWLTGVFYEALPVRNKRRVHFHEFFREFHAVYARHRKERNACDLAVAELLSDCRLLFFDEFHVHDPGDAMMMGRVLTSLFDQKVTLVTTSNYPPDGLLPNPVYHHMFEPTIKLLEGNLDVLEVAGPQDYRAESTTGAARSQFQRGAYIWPGTEQQLREAGLEPPTDGERQRIDIGGRDLVARAVRDDLVWFDFHELCDERTSTIDYLGLADRFGTWVLSGLPELTSGSRDAAQRFANLVDVLCDRDAKLYLVADGPLADCLRGDALPIDINRTASRLMLLPGSATPGATRATRQA, encoded by the coding sequence TTGATCGAGAAGTTCGAGCGCGCAGCCGAGGAAGCGGGTTTCGTTCTCGACGCCTCGCAGATCGCCGCGGCCGAGCGGCTTTCCGCGCTCGCCGCCGAGTTGACCGGCCGGCGCCGCTTCTTCGGCGGGAAGCAGCCGCGTGGCGTCTACGTGTGGGGACCGGTCGGACGCGGCAAGAGCTGGCTGACCGGGGTCTTCTACGAGGCGCTGCCGGTACGGAACAAGCGCCGGGTGCACTTCCACGAGTTCTTCCGGGAGTTCCACGCCGTCTACGCCCGGCACCGCAAGGAACGGAACGCCTGCGACCTGGCCGTCGCCGAGCTGCTGAGCGACTGCCGGCTGCTGTTCTTCGACGAGTTCCACGTGCACGACCCGGGCGACGCCATGATGATGGGCCGCGTCCTGACCTCGCTGTTCGACCAGAAGGTCACCCTGGTGACCACCTCGAACTACCCGCCCGACGGCCTGCTGCCGAACCCGGTCTACCACCACATGTTCGAGCCGACCATCAAGCTGCTCGAAGGCAACCTGGACGTCCTGGAGGTCGCGGGCCCGCAGGACTACCGCGCGGAGAGCACCACCGGAGCGGCCCGTTCGCAGTTCCAGCGCGGGGCCTACATCTGGCCCGGCACCGAGCAGCAGCTGCGCGAGGCCGGGCTCGAGCCGCCGACCGACGGCGAGCGGCAGCGCATCGACATCGGCGGCCGGGACCTGGTGGCCCGCGCCGTGCGCGACGACCTCGTCTGGTTCGACTTCCACGAGCTGTGCGACGAGCGCACCTCGACCATCGACTACCTGGGCCTGGCCGACCGGTTCGGCACCTGGGTGCTCTCCGGACTGCCGGAACTGACGTCCGGCAGCAGGGACGCCGCGCAGCGCTTCGCCAACCTGGTCGACGTCCTGTGCGACCGGGACGCGAAGCTCTACCTCGTCGCCGACGGCCCCCTGGCGGACTGCCTGCGGGGCGATGCCCTGCCCATCGACATCAACCGCACCGCCAGTCGCCTCATGCTCCTTCCGGGCTCCGCCACGCCGGGTGCGACGCGGGCGACCAGACAGGCGTGA
- a CDS encoding NUDIX hydrolase: METSSRAGRGILAAAGVLFPDAQGRVLVVRLPYDRKHPVAVPGGGWEPADRSPRQTALREIAEELGFTPRLGPLACVDWAMSRTRPPIVAYLYWAEPLTAEQVAAIRPDAAEVGGWVWLTTEAAAHALPPRLSRRVTACMRAPRAAGPLELEDSRPVGHTLRELPADGPAPEYTGLAAAPGLGAGAGLEVGAGLEVAPGLGTAPGSEAAEVRSPEPPMDRDTYYATRPRIRAKARALFTDGDGRVLLVRLRPWSGPYEDVPYWTLPGGGIEADRETPRAAARREIREELGWEVEPGRLLALDWQPGAAADPDADPATGRDTAVLVYVYDGGTVTERLLGSIALQEQELVEWRLCEPAEARSLLSGPSWDRVAAALAARERAGGPVELVRGRAVGWEPSGG; this comes from the coding sequence GTGGAGACGTCGAGCAGGGCGGGGCGGGGGATCCTGGCGGCGGCCGGAGTGCTGTTCCCGGACGCGCAGGGGCGGGTGTTGGTGGTGCGGCTGCCGTACGACCGGAAGCATCCGGTGGCGGTTCCGGGTGGCGGGTGGGAGCCGGCCGACCGTTCGCCGCGGCAGACCGCCCTTCGGGAGATCGCCGAGGAGTTGGGGTTCACGCCGCGGCTGGGCCCGTTGGCATGTGTCGACTGGGCGATGTCCCGGACCCGTCCGCCGATCGTGGCGTACCTGTACTGGGCCGAGCCACTGACGGCGGAGCAGGTGGCGGCGATCCGGCCGGATGCGGCGGAGGTGGGCGGGTGGGTGTGGCTGACGACGGAGGCGGCGGCGCACGCCTTGCCGCCCCGGCTGTCCCGGCGGGTGACGGCGTGCATGCGGGCGCCGCGGGCGGCCGGGCCGCTGGAGCTGGAGGACAGCCGGCCGGTCGGACACACCCTGCGGGAGCTGCCCGCCGACGGGCCGGCGCCCGAGTACACCGGGCTGGCCGCCGCGCCGGGCCTGGGGGCGGGGGCGGGCCTGGAGGTGGGGGCGGGACTGGAGGTGGCGCCGGGCCTGGGAACCGCGCCCGGGTCGGAGGCGGCGGAGGTGCGGTCGCCGGAGCCGCCGATGGACCGGGACACCTACTACGCCACCCGGCCGCGGATCCGGGCGAAGGCGCGGGCGCTGTTCACGGATGGTGACGGGCGGGTGCTGTTGGTACGGCTGCGACCGTGGTCCGGGCCGTACGAGGACGTGCCGTACTGGACGCTGCCGGGCGGCGGCATCGAGGCGGACCGGGAGACGCCCCGAGCGGCGGCGCGGCGGGAGATCCGCGAGGAACTCGGCTGGGAGGTCGAACCCGGGCGGCTGTTGGCGCTGGACTGGCAGCCGGGTGCGGCGGCCGATCCCGACGCGGATCCGGCGACCGGCCGGGACACCGCCGTCCTGGTGTACGTGTACGACGGCGGCACGGTGACGGAGCGACTGCTCGGCTCGATCGCGCTGCAGGAGCAGGAGCTGGTGGAATGGCGGCTCTGCGAGCCGGCCGAGGCCCGGTCGCTGCTGTCCGGGCCGTCCTGGGACCGGGTGGCCGCCGCGCTGGCCGCCCGCGAGCGGGCCGGCGGGCCGGTCGAGCTGGTGCGCGGGCGGGCGGTCGGTTGGGAACCGTCCGGCGGGTGA